A stretch of the Mycobacterium shigaense genome encodes the following:
- a CDS encoding NUDIX hydrolase, with protein MREAHEETGLDPTVISVTGSVVTSRPAGTEWTYTTVLAATHTTPTLAGSADSAELAWVPVADGSTWRCTLAWPRAGHKLRSVVCARPQ; from the coding sequence ATCCGCGAGGCGCACGAAGAAACCGGCCTCGACCCGACTGTCATCTCTGTGACCGGCTCTGTGGTGACCTCGCGCCCAGCGGGCACCGAGTGGACGTACACGACCGTGCTTGCCGCCACCCACACCACACCCACCCTGGCCGGTAGCGCCGACAGTGCCGAGCTGGCCTGGGTGCCGGTTGCCGACGGGAGCACCTGGCGCTGCACCCTGGCTTGGCCGCGAGCTGGCCACAAACTGCGGTCGGTGGTCTGCGCTCGGCCCCAATAA